A genomic segment from Castor canadensis chromosome 1, mCasCan1.hap1v2, whole genome shotgun sequence encodes:
- the LOC109679789 gene encoding olfactory receptor 10W1-like, with protein sequence MTWENNSVLMEFVFLAYPSCLELRILSFVGISLIYSFITTGNFLIVKSIQTDARLHTPMYYFLGSLSGVEICYTAVVVPHMLANTLQSEKTITLLGCAAQMVFLIGLGSADCFLLAAMAYDRYVAICQPLQYPLIMTLTLCVCLVVASMAVGLFLSSQLVAFIFSLPFCRAQGIEHFFCDVPPVLPLVCANSHIHEQSVLVAATLAIAVPFFLIATSYAFIVFAVLKVPSAAGRRRAFSTCTSHLTVVLLQYGCCAFMYLRPSSSYRPKQDQLISLVYTLGTPLLNPLIYSLRNSEMKAVIGKVLTKNCLYQKS encoded by the coding sequence ATGACCTGGGAGAATAACTCAGTGTTGATGGAGTTTGTGTTCCTGGCCTATCCCTCATGCTTAGAACTGCGTATCTTGTCCTTTGTTGGAATCAGcctgatttattcatttatcaccACTGGGAATTTCCTCATTGTGAAGTCCATCCAGACAGACGCTCGTCTACACACGCCCATGTACTATTTCTTGGGCAGCCTCTCAGGAGTAGAGATATGCTACACGGCTGTGGTGGTGCCCCATATGCTGGCCAACACCTTACAGTCAGAGAAGACAATCACCCTCCTGGGCTGTGCTgctcagatggttttcctcattGGGCTTGGCAGTGCTGATTGCTTCCTCTTGGCTGCCATGGCCTATGACCGATACGTTGCCATTTGTCAGCCCTTGCAGTACCCTCTTATCATGACTCTGACTCTTTGTGTCTGCCTGGTTGTGGCATCTATGGCCGTTGGCTTGTTCCTATCTTCACAACTGGTAGCCTTCATCTTCTCTCTGCCATTCTGCCGTGCTCAGGGTATtgagcactttttttgtgatgtgccACCTGTCCTGCCTCTGGTGTGTGCCAACAGCCACATCCATGAGCAGTCAGTACTGGTGGCAGCCACCCTAGCCATTGCTGTGCCTTTCTTCCTCATTGCCACCTCCTATGCCTTCATAGTGTTTGCAGTGCTCAAGGTCCCCTCAGCAGCTGGCCGCCGCAGGGCCTTCTCCACCTGCACCTCTCACCTCACTGTGGTGCTGCTTCAGTATGGCTGCTGTGCCTTCATGTACCTGCGTCCCAGTTCCAGCTACCGCCCCAAGCAAGATCAGCTCATCTCACTGGTGTACACACTGGGAACCCCACTGCTAAACCCCCTCATCTACTCACTGAGAAACAGTGAGATGAAAGCAGTCATAGGGAAAGTTTTAACCAAGAATTGCCTGTACCAGAAAAGCTAG